From the Leptospira biflexa serovar Patoc strain 'Patoc 1 (Paris)' genome, one window contains:
- a CDS encoding STAS domain-containing protein → MSLDDLVVSTEKIDTVYVTKLQGNLNNFTAEKCIKSVTNSLKHGSVILDLEELNMVTTQGIIAFKTLNEEAFLQKHKIILINLPLSVRQAFLMAGVRNLFPIANNEEAAFKMASRPSR, encoded by the coding sequence ATGAGTTTAGACGATTTAGTAGTTTCCACTGAAAAAATTGATACCGTATACGTAACCAAATTACAGGGAAATCTAAACAACTTCACTGCAGAAAAATGCATCAAATCTGTAACCAACTCCTTAAAACATGGATCGGTCATCTTGGATTTGGAAGAGCTAAATATGGTCACCACCCAAGGCATCATCGCCTTTAAAACCTTAAACGAAGAAGCGTTCTTACAAAAACATAAAATCATCCTCATCAACCTTCCGTTAAGCGTAAGACAGGCTTTTCTAATGGCAGGGGTTCGTAATTTATTCCCAATTGCAAATAATGAAGAAGCAGCATTTAAAATGGCTTCAAGACCCAGTAGGTAA
- a CDS encoding diacylglycerol/polyprenol kinase family protein → MNSGFNFFRKIWHVLGLIIPVTLYLDPFQGAFDLMYATRAILVTSLGFFLLGLILLEIVRLTHSGFEAFFYRYFGFLMKESERKRFNGTVPYFLANLIVVCFFPAEIAILAILFLVIGDPFAAYVGSKYGKHRFYNGKSIEGVFGFLIPAFLFSILVLYLFTKTHPESFLSLYDHQGFTWTPIVIVFVSVLVSCATEFFSNTTAKGLIDDNLLIPVFGAIALSVLSLLYLDYTPMDFFFDPNALYIER, encoded by the coding sequence ATGAATTCAGGATTTAATTTTTTCCGTAAAATTTGGCATGTACTTGGCCTCATCATTCCCGTAACTTTGTATTTGGATCCTTTCCAAGGTGCATTTGATTTGATGTATGCAACAAGGGCAATTCTAGTCACAAGCCTTGGGTTTTTTCTTTTGGGGCTGATTCTTTTAGAAATTGTGCGACTGACCCATAGCGGATTTGAAGCTTTTTTTTATCGATACTTCGGATTCCTCATGAAAGAATCGGAACGAAAACGTTTTAATGGAACTGTTCCTTATTTTTTAGCCAACTTAATTGTTGTTTGTTTTTTCCCAGCAGAAATCGCCATCCTTGCCATTTTATTCCTTGTGATCGGAGATCCATTCGCAGCCTATGTGGGAAGTAAATATGGAAAACACCGTTTTTACAATGGAAAGTCCATTGAGGGAGTGTTTGGTTTTTTAATCCCAGCGTTTTTATTTTCGATACTCGTTTTGTATCTTTTCACGAAAACCCATCCGGAAAGTTTTTTATCCCTTTATGACCATCAAGGTTTTACATGGACTCCCATAGTCATTGTTTTTGTCTCTGTCCTTGTATCATGTGCGACCGAATTTTTTTCCAATACAACGGCAAAAGGTTTAATTGATGACAACTTACTCATACCTGTGTTTGGTGCCATCGCACTTTCAGTGTTATCTCTTTTGTATTTGGATTATACGCCTATGGATTTTTTCTTTGATCCAAACGCTTTGTACATCGAACGATAA